The Couchioplanes caeruleus sequence TCGTTGCGACCGCGCCGCTCGCAACGGCAAGAACAAAGCCAACGTTGACAACCGCGTTGCGAACGGTCTTACGCATAGGATTACCACACTCTCTGCTCGGGATTTCGGCTGAGCCTGTCGCTCCTCGCCGTGTTGAGCAGAACGCTATCGACGAGCCGCATCGATTCCTTATCGCCGCGCAACGGATTCGCCATCGCCGCTACCTGTTCCATTATCGCGGCGGGCGATAACGGATGGAAGCCCGAGGGATAGCGCTGTGGTGGGGACCTTGATAGGTGCTCGGCTGAGCATCGACAACCGAACAGGCCGGTCCGCCCGACCGGGCACGGCGGTCCGTGTTGTTGCCGTGTGAGCTCTGACAGGGAGGTGCTCTACATGTATGTCTCATTGCAGGCCCTCGACGGCATCTACGGAAAGCCGGCGGCTGGCCTACACGCTCGGCTCGAGCGCTCGGTGGAGGGCCGATGGTCGACGGTCGCGAACGCGGCGACCGTCGAGAACGGCACTATCGCCAGCTTCGTCGAGGGGCAACTCGCGCCGGGGCTGTACCGGGTCGTCGTCGACAGCGACCTCTACTTCTCGGGGCTCGGCTTCAGCGCCGCGTACGCGGAGATTGTCATCCCTTTCCGGGTGCGTGCAGAACCGTACGCCCGTCAGGTCCAGGTTCTGCTTACCCCGTACTCGTATTCGTTGTACTTCGGCGATCGGGCCTGACCCGACACCGGCTGAGAGAGGAATGACCGTGAGGAGCAACCCATCGACGTCAGGTCGCTACGCCCAGCCCGAGACCGTGGACCTCCCGAACCGTGCCTGGCCGTCCCGGACCATGGTGACTGCGCCGCGATGGCTGAGCACCGATCTGCGCGACGGCAATCAGTCACTGGTGAACCCGATGTCGCCGGATCGCAAGCTGGCCATGTTCAACCTTCTCGTTGAGATGGGCTTCACCGAGATCGAGGTCGGCTTCCCGGTGGCCAGCCAGGACGACCACGACTTCCTGCGTATGCTCATCGAGCGCGATCTCATTCCTGATGATGTCCGCATTTCGGTGCTGGTGCAGGCACGCGACGAGCTCATCGAGCGGACCGTGGAGAGCCTGGCCGGTGCGCGCTGCGCCACCGTTCACCTGTACAACGCGACGTCTCCGCAGTTCCGGCGGATGGTTTTCGGGATGACCC is a genomic window containing:
- a CDS encoding hydroxyisourate hydrolase, encoding MYVSLQALDGIYGKPAAGLHARLERSVEGRWSTVANAATVENGTIASFVEGQLAPGLYRVVVDSDLYFSGLGFSAAYAEIVIPFRVRAEPYARQVQVLLTPYSYSLYFGDRA